A single window of Polaribacter sp. SA4-10 DNA harbors:
- a CDS encoding M23 family metallopeptidase, with protein sequence MAIKNKKKSKLKQKLTDKYRLVVLNEDTFEERFSLKLSRLNAFVLGGVFSILLIAVTTVLIAFTPIKEYIPGYSSTALKIKAAKLTFEAESLKTKLAILENYTKALKPVLTGEIEAESIDSIQTDARQRVIDESKLNASKEDSLFREKVESKDRFPIQNNANSNVKIVFFAPLSGSISQDFDANSKHFAVDIAAITGAPIKAIADGRVIFSGWNTETGYVIILKHTKDFISVYKHNGNLLKQQGDFVKSGEVIASVGSTGELTTGPHLHFELWSGGYAVNPTNFIDFK encoded by the coding sequence GTGGCTATAAAGAATAAAAAAAAGAGTAAATTAAAACAAAAACTGACCGATAAATACAGGTTGGTAGTTTTAAATGAAGACACGTTTGAAGAACGTTTTTCGTTAAAACTATCAAGATTAAATGCATTTGTTTTAGGTGGTGTTTTTTCAATATTATTAATTGCAGTTACAACTGTTTTAATAGCATTTACTCCAATAAAAGAATACATTCCTGGGTATTCTTCTACTGCTTTAAAAATAAAAGCAGCAAAATTAACTTTTGAAGCAGAATCTTTAAAAACGAAACTTGCAATTTTAGAAAACTATACAAAAGCTTTAAAACCTGTTTTAACAGGAGAAATTGAAGCAGAAAGTATCGATTCTATTCAAACTGATGCAAGACAACGCGTAATTGATGAAAGTAAATTAAATGCCTCTAAAGAAGATTCTTTGTTTAGAGAAAAAGTAGAAAGTAAAGATAGATTCCCCATACAAAATAATGCAAATAGTAATGTAAAAATTGTGTTTTTCGCACCACTTTCAGGTTCAATTTCACAAGATTTTGATGCTAATTCTAAGCATTTTGCAGTAGATATTGCTGCTATAACAGGGGCACCAATAAAAGCAATTGCAGATGGAAGAGTTATTTTTTCTGGCTGGAATACAGAAACTGGCTATGTTATCATTTTAAAACATACTAAAGATTTTATTTCCGTTTACAAACACAATGGGAATTTACTAAAACAACAAGGCGATTTTGTAAAATCTGGTGAAGTTATTGCTAGCGTTGGTTCTACAGGAGAATTAACTACAGGACCGCATTTACATTTTGAACTTTGGAGCGGTGGTTATGCCGTAAATCCTACAAATTTTATAGATTTTAAATAA
- the nadD gene encoding nicotinate (nicotinamide) nucleotide adenylyltransferase produces the protein MSKIGLYFGTFNPIHVGHLIIANHMVENSDLDEIWMVVTPHNPFKKKNSLLENNHRLELVYRATESYSKIKPSDIEFKLPQPNYTVHTLAHISELYPDKYFSLIMGEDNLKSFHKWKNFETILALYHIYVYPRISEGKTENQFTNHPKIHKVDAPIVEISSTMIRNGIKDKKNIRPLLTKEVWEYIDEMNFYKK, from the coding sequence ATGAGTAAAATAGGATTGTATTTTGGTACTTTTAACCCAATTCATGTTGGGCATTTAATTATTGCCAATCATATGGTTGAAAACTCAGATTTAGATGAAATCTGGATGGTAGTTACACCTCATAATCCTTTTAAAAAGAAAAACTCATTACTAGAAAATAATCATAGACTAGAACTAGTTTACAGAGCTACAGAAAGTTACTCAAAAATTAAACCTTCTGATATAGAATTTAAATTACCTCAACCAAATTACACTGTTCATACTTTAGCTCATATTTCAGAGCTATATCCAGATAAATATTTTTCTTTAATTATGGGTGAAGACAATTTAAAAAGTTTTCATAAATGGAAAAATTTTGAAACAATTTTAGCGCTTTATCACATTTATGTGTATCCAAGAATTTCTGAAGGAAAAACTGAAAACCAGTTTACAAATCATCCAAAAATTCATAAAGTTGATGCTCCAATTGTAGAAATTTCTTCTACCATGATTCGTAATGGAATTAAAGACAAAAAGAACATTAGACCTTTACTTACCAAAGAAGTTTGGGAATATATAGACGAAATGAATTTTTATAAGAAATAG
- the gmk gene encoding guanylate kinase, with protein sequence MSDFKGKLFVFSAPSGSGKTTIVRHLLKQERFNLEFSISATSREPRGFEKEGEDYYFISLKEFKNKIKNDEFLEWEEVYRDNFYGTLKTEIERIWGLKKHIIFDIDVVGGLRIKKKYPEETLSVFVKPPSVDELKIRLKKRKTESEEKINMRIAKASVELATAPQFDKIIKNYDLEVALKEAEELVSDYLGLKESKE encoded by the coding sequence ATGTCAGATTTTAAAGGAAAATTATTTGTGTTTTCAGCGCCTTCAGGCTCAGGTAAAACAACTATAGTTCGTCATTTACTAAAGCAAGAAAGGTTCAATTTAGAATTTTCTATTTCAGCCACTTCTAGAGAACCAAGAGGTTTTGAAAAAGAGGGTGAAGATTACTATTTTATCTCTTTAAAAGAGTTTAAAAACAAAATTAAAAATGATGAATTTCTTGAATGGGAAGAGGTTTATAGAGATAATTTTTATGGAACTTTAAAAACTGAAATAGAACGTATTTGGGGGCTAAAAAAGCACATAATTTTCGATATTGATGTTGTTGGAGGGTTAAGAATTAAGAAAAAATACCCAGAAGAAACATTATCTGTTTTTGTAAAACCACCAAGTGTTGATGAGTTAAAAATTAGGCTTAAAAAGCGTAAAACAGAAAGCGAAGAAAAAATAAATATGCGTATCGCAAAAGCTTCTGTAGAGTTAGCAACAGCTCCTCAATTTGATAAAATCATAAAAAATTACGATTTAGAAGTTGCTTTAAAAGAAGCTGAAGAATTGGTAAGTGATTACTTAGGATTAAAAGAGAGTAAAGAATAG
- a CDS encoding YicC/YloC family endoribonuclease: MIQSMTGYGKSILQLPTKKVSIEIKSLNSKNLDLNVRIPSYYKEKELYVRKKLASSLVRGKVDFSIFVEMTADETSSTVNHGVVKQYIQQLRNIVQTGSSDDVELLKMAVRMPDALKTDREELDENEWSLINENIDIAIKEIIQYRVDEAASLEIDFKERITNIRTYLEEVKALDNDRVENVKTRLKKAIDDLKVDTDENRFEQELIYYLEKLDINEEKVRLANHLDYFLETMASEDSNGKKLGFIVQEMGREINTTGSKANFAPMQKAVIQMKNELEQIKEQILNVL; the protein is encoded by the coding sequence ATGATTCAATCTATGACTGGTTATGGCAAATCTATATTACAATTGCCAACAAAAAAAGTATCCATAGAAATTAAATCCCTAAATAGCAAAAATCTAGATCTAAACGTTAGAATCCCTTCTTACTATAAAGAAAAGGAATTATATGTTCGTAAAAAATTAGCTAGTAGTTTGGTTAGAGGAAAAGTAGATTTTTCAATTTTTGTTGAAATGACTGCAGACGAAACTTCTTCTACTGTAAATCATGGCGTTGTAAAACAATACATACAACAACTTAGAAATATTGTTCAAACGGGTTCTTCAGATGATGTTGAGTTGCTAAAAATGGCAGTAAGAATGCCAGATGCTTTAAAAACTGACCGTGAAGAATTAGACGAAAATGAATGGAGTCTAATCAATGAGAATATAGATATTGCTATTAAAGAAATTATACAATATAGAGTTGATGAAGCTGCTTCTTTAGAAATTGATTTTAAAGAACGTATTACTAATATTAGGACATACTTAGAAGAAGTAAAAGCATTAGACAACGATAGAGTTGAAAACGTAAAAACACGTTTAAAAAAGGCTATTGATGATTTAAAAGTGGATACTGATGAAAATCGTTTTGAACAAGAATTAATCTATTATCTAGAAAAACTAGATATTAATGAGGAAAAAGTGCGTTTAGCAAATCATTTAGATTACTTTTTAGAAACCATGGCTTCTGAAGATTCTAATGGTAAAAAGCTAGGTTTTATCGTTCAAGAAATGGGTAGAGAAATTAACACAACAGGTTCTAAAGCAAATTTTGCACCAATGCAAAAAGCGGTTATTCAAATGAAAAACGAATTGGAACAAATTAAAGAGCAAATTTTAAACGTTTTATAA